The region ACTGTATAAGGATGAACTCGCTATCTGGCAAGGGCGTAGAGACGTTAACATGCATATCACCGTGGACGCGACCGATGACCCTTCATGGCCATACCACACAGGTTTTGTACCGACCATCACGGAGCAAAAGATCACGAGCGCTGAAAACAGCATAGCGATTATCTGCGGCCCACCCATCATGATTAAGTTTACGCAGCCAGTACTCGAAAAAGTGGGGTTTCCGCACGAAACGATCATTATGTCTCTGGAAAACCGCATGAAGTGCGGCATCGGTATGTGCGGTCGGTGCAATGTGGGCGCCGAGTATGTTTGCAAGGACGGCCCAGTCTTTACTCTTGCCAAACTCAACACACTGCCAAAGGAATACTGAACCCACATGATACACATTAAGCTGTTCGGCTTTTGCCGTTTTCATATTGATCTGCCAGTTCCAGCCAGACCTTTTGTCACAATCTCCGCCAGTGTCCTGGGTGCAATTTTCTTCTACACCCAGCTGCTACATATGTAACCCTCACCCGCTTATGCCTTCCTCCACCATCGTCCTCCGTGCGGTCGAGCAAGGAAACTACGACTAGAAGACCTTTGCACAACCCCTTCTCACTCGTTCGTATGAGCTTTTGGACCCATCCATGGGCTCGTTCACTAAATCCTAAAAACTCGGCCCAAGGGCCTCAAACAGTTTAGGATTTGCCCACTGACGTGGGCCGTTCACTTCGCCGGGATGGGTGCCCCAAAAAGCTCATAATCTTCGCTCAAAGCGGTTATGCAAGGTCTCGACTGGTTATCTGGATGAGCAGTGCAGCTTGCGTTGATTCGTGATTCATTGTTTGGCGACAGGTCATTCTTTGTGTAATCATTGACAGACGACTCTAAGGCGATTAATAAACCGATACCGACAAGGGTACTCCGCTCACCCATTTTGTATTTGTATATGGAGGGGTTGTGTAACGGGAGCAGCCATGAGTATAAGGTTTTCAATAAAGACAAAGATCTTTTGCGGTATTGTTATCCCAGCGTCGCTCTTGGTCTTTGTCATATATCTGGATTACGTTCATTTAGGCTCTCTTGGGCGTTCCGCTAAGCTGATTCTTTCTAAGAACTATAGAAGTATTCAGGCGGCCCATCAGATCAGGCAGCACCTGGAGGCCCGGCAAGGTCTCGTCCTTGACACTTTGTTGTTGGACAAGAAAACAGGCTTGCGAGACCTTGCTTTGGATGAAAAGATTTCAGGGCTTCTCAAAATTTGCAAAGATAATATTACTGAATCAGGTGAAGAGCACATTATTGACGATTTGCTTAGTAAGTACGCCCAATACGATCTTCTTTTCGAAACTCTATTCAATGCCGAAAATGAAAAAATAGGACGAAAGGAGTTATACCCTGACCTTATTGCCTCAAATACTGCTCTCTATGCAGACCTGAATGCCCTGATTCTAATAAACGAGAAAGCAATGAAAGACGCCGAGGCGGAAACCAAGAAAATCGCCAAACAGGCTTTACACTATTCCATGACCTTACTCATTACTGCTATCGTTTTCACCGCAATCCTAAGTTACATACTATCAACAAAGATTTCACGCCCCCTGATCCGCTTGGCTCAGGGCCTTGCCGGTGTTAAAGAGGGTCGAGGCGATTATCCCCAGCTTTCCATCACTACTCAGGATGAGATCGGGTTTTTGACCTCAGAATTCAACAGGCTCTTTCAGCGTCTTAAAGCTGCTGAAAAGTCAAAGGCTCGCCAAGCCGAGCAGGCCAAGGCTCGTTTTATAGCCGATCTTTCCCATCAGCTTAAGACTCCTATGACTTCGCTTTCGATGAGCGTTGGGATTCTTTCGGACAAAGCACCCGCATTATTTGGCGGAAAGTATGGGCAATTGATTGAAACTGCAAAAGAAGACTTAGCCAGACTATCGGCGCTGATCAATGAACTCGTTGATATTTCAAGACTGGGCCGGATGGCAAAACCAAAAACCAAAGAAGTACTGAACATAGAAGAGGTGGTGAATGGATGTCTCAAACCGCTTCTTTACCAAGCCAAGGAAAAGGGTATCAATCTGGAGATGGAGTTCGAACCCGGACTTCCGCCTATTGCCATCGATTCCTTCAGGTTTCCCTGGGTTGTCACCAATTTGGTAGGCAATGCCATACGATATACAGACAGGGAAGGTCGCGTTGCACTGCGGGTGGAAAAGCGCGGAAGCAGGTGCTATTTCCAATGTTCCGATACAGGAGTCGGCATTGAGGAGAAATACCTGCCAAAGATTTTTGATCGCTTTACGCAGTTTTCAGAGCGGGAAGAGATGGGCACCATCGGCTTGGGGCTGGCCATTGTTAAGGAGATCATAGAACAGCACGGGGGGGATATCAGCGTAACCAGCAAGGTCGGCAGGGGCACAACCTTTACTTTCTGGATACCGACCGAGACAGAGGACGTCAATGAAGAGAGTGCTAGTCGTTGATGATGACAAGAACATCTTGACTACCTTGCAAATTCACCTGGAAGACATGGGGATGGAGCCCGTGACGGCCGGGGCAGGTCGCGAGGCAGTCGAAGTATTTAAACAGGTGAGGCCAAGTATTGTGCTCCTGGACCTCAAACTCCCGGACATGGATGGCTTGGAGGTCCTCAAAGAGATCGTTGCCACTCAAATCAAGACCTTTGTAGTCATCATTACCGCTTACGCCACCATCGATACAGCAGTTGACGCCGTTAAGATGGGGGCCTTTGATTACCTCCCCAAACCATTTACACCATCGCAGATAACTCATGTACTGGAAAAGATTGCAAAGGTCCGCCAACTTGAGTCGGAGGTTGAGACCCTAAAGGAAAAACTCAGGGGCGTCGAGCGAGAGGGTGATTTTATCACCAGGAACAGGACAGTGCGCGCCACGCTCAAGACGGCCCGGCAAGTGGCCGACTCGAATGCCAGTGTGTTGATTAGCGGGGAGAGCGGCACGGGTAAAGGGGTCCTTGCGCGCCTGATACACGGCTGGAGTCCGAGAAAAGATGGCCCCTTTGTCACGGTCGATTGTACTGCGTTACAGGAAAAGCTGTTGGAAAGCGACCTTTTTGGCCACGTGAAAGGGGCCTTCACCGGGGCCATACGCGATAAGGTGGGCAAGCTAAAGACGGCCGACGGTGGGACGGTGTTCCTGGACGAGGTTGCAGATATGTCGCCGGAGATTCAGGCGAAGCTTCTGCATTTTTTGCAATATAGGGAGTTTGAGAAGCTGGGAGACACAAAAGTTCTGCAAGTTGACACACGTGTCATCGCGGCCTCCAATCGTGACCTTGAGGAGCTTGTTCAGGAAAAGCTCTTTCGCCACGATCTTTATTACAGGCTCAACGTGGTAGAAATTTTCATGCCCCCTCTGCGTGAACGTCCCGAGGACATTAGACTCTTGGCAGAGCACTATCTGAAGAAGTTTTCAAAGGAGAATAATAGAAACGTCAATGGAATTGATGACCAAGCCATTGAAATTCTACGGTCTTATACGTGGCCCGGAAATATCCGCGAACTGATAAATGTCATTGAGAGAGGAACGATTCTGAGCCGTCAGGACCGCCTCACGCCCGAGGACCTTCCAGCCCACTTAGTAGACTTCGCACCCGGAAAAGATTCAGATCAGAAACTGCGCCCCCTATCTGAAGTGGAAAAGGCTCATATCAAAGAGGTACTTCTACACACCCGATCCATGGAAGAGGCGGCACAAGCCCTTGGTATTGACCCGGCCACCCTCTGGCGCAAACGCAAAAAGTATCATTTGGACTGATTCCTTGCATTTTGCAAGATGGATTTGTTGCATCTTGCAAAATTCTCCGATCCGGGAGACCATCCACCTCCCCGCCATATTACCCAATCTATTGTTTTTACAGCTTATTATTTTATTGGCATCATTCGTGCCTCCTTGCAACAGGTAGGTATCCAGCATAAGCAGGTGGAAGTACGTGCCATGAAAAGCAAAATCCTACTCTACAGATCGACGGTCAGTCTGCCTGGTGACGCCCTTGAAGAGACGACCGTGGTCACCAGTCCCGTCTCTTGCCTTCATGAGGCAACCGAGAAAAAGTATGGTCTTATTGTCATTATATTTGATCCGGACTTTCTAAAGGAGCGTAACGCCAAGGTTGAGCTCTGTGCTGCGCTGAAAAGAAACCGCCACACCATGCAAGTCCCGCTTCTGTGTGTTCTGCCCTCGAAACACAGGGATTTGCTGGAGCGCCTTCAGGTTGCCAAAGTGAAATATGTAATGATTTTTGACCCGAAGGACTCGATCCAGCAAAGTCGGTTGGAGGCGTTTGCCTCGAATCCGTCTCAAGAATACGAGATAACGAGAACTCTTTCTGAGGTATGCCCACACATCAATTACTTTCCTGTCAGTCGCGATAAGGAAATACTTTACTGCGGCGCTTACCGCAACCGGCTTGTCTTAGGCCCCTATCGTTTAAGACAATATTGTGAAACCAATAATCATATTAACTGCGAGTATTTTCGAAATCCAAGATAATCCATAGGACCATGAACTTTTTCTTGAAGCAATTCAGAAAGGCCCATCCGGCCACACTCTTATTGTTGAGCTACCTGGTAGCCATTGGTCTGGGGACGTGCCTGTTGTTGATGCCTCAAGCCACAGTTTCAGGATCAATTTCCTTCATCGATGCACTGTTTACTGCCACATCTGCCCTTTGTGTTACTGGGCTCGTGGTTGCGGACACGGGGACCTATTTCAGCCTGTTCGGTCAGGGCATCATTCTGGTGCTCATCCAGTTGGGCGGATTGGGTATTATGACGTTTTCGGTGTTCTTTTTCCTCTCAATTGGCAAGAAGGTGGCCTTCCGGCAGCGGATGGTCATGCAGGAGACCTTTGCCCATATGCCCAGAGAGGACATCTACCGCCTAGTGAGTGCAATCTTTTCTTTCACTGCTGTTGCGGAACTGGTGGGAGCATTACTGCTTTTCATACACTGGACCGGAGAATATCCCCTTAGCCAAGCTGCGTACATGGCGATCTTCCACTCTGTCTCTGCCTTCTGTAACGCAGGGTTTGCCTTGTTCAGCAATAGCTTCATGGACTACCGGGGGGCCTTGTTATTGAACTTTACGGTCTGCGGCTTGATCATACTCGGTGGAATCGGCTTTCCTGTGATCTACGAAATCTTCAGCAAAACGGGCGCCCGTCTAGAAGGCCACGTCAAATTTTCAGTTCAAACCAAAACAGTCCTGCTTACGACTTGCATTCTCATAATCTTCGGAATGGCTATTTTGGGGGTTGCAGAACACAGTGTCTCTCTCAGAGATTGTTCTTTCGCAGAAAGCCTGTTAGCCGCTCTGTTTCAATCTGTTACGGCCCGGACAGCCGGGTTCAATACTGTACACATGGCGGCTCTGAGCAACGCCACGTTGGGTTTGATGATTTTTCTTATGTTCATCGGGGCCTCTCCTGGTTCATGCGGTGGAGGTGTGAAAACCACCACTTTTGCCGTGTTGGGGGCCTTAACCTGGAGCCGTTTGCGTCGAAGAATCCGTGTGAATATGTTCAAAAAGAGTATTCCCAGAGAAACCGTCTCCAGAAGCATATCTCTCTACGTATTGGCTGTCGGCTTCACAGGCACTATTCTTGCCCTGCTCCTGTTGACCCAGCAAGGTGCCGCGACTCCCGCGGCAAGCAGAGGACAGTTTCTGGAATACTTATTCGAAGTCGTGTCGGCCTTTGGTACCGTGGGACTCTCCATGGGAGCGACTGCAAAAATAAATAGCTGCGGGAAGATCTTGATCATCGTCATGATGCTCATCGGCCGTGTAGGAGTGCTGACCTTTTCTTATATTATCGCAGGCGCAGAAGCAAAAAACGGCATCGAATACGCTGAGGAAAACATCATGATCGGTTAAAAGGAGAGGAAAATGAAACGATTTGCAGTCATTGGCCTGGGCCATTTTGGCTTTCACGTGGCCAAAACGCTCTTTGAGGATGGCCAAGAAGTGATAGCCATTGACAAGGACCGGGGCCGCGTCCAAGAAATTGAACCTTTTTGTTCTCAAGCCATTGTCATGGATGTCATGGACAAAGAGCGACTAAAAGCCCTAGGCCTTGAGGATGTGGATGCCGCGATAATCAGCACTGGTGAAGCGATAAGCGCCAGCATATTGCTCACGCTCCATCTGCATGAGTTCGGTGTCAAGAAGATATTGGCTAAAGCGCTGAATGAAGACCACGGCAGAATTTTGGAAAAGGTAGGCGCTGCGGAAATCATATTCCCGGAAAAGGCCATGGCCATTAAGGTAGCCCGGAGTCTATCCACGCCCAACATCATGGATTTCATCCTTCTATCAGAGGACTACAACCTGATGCAAATAGCTCCTCCGCAGGCATTTGTCGGCAAATCCCTCAAGGACCTGGATCTGCGAGTGAAATACAACGTCCATGTCATCGCCATCAAGGAGCTTGTTCCGGAAAACTTCGTTCTTGTGCCTCCGGCCGATTTTGTCATAAAAGACAGTGACGTTCTTATCATGCTCGGCAAGCCTCAAGATATCAGGCGCATCAAGGACTTCAAATAGCCAATAAGGCAACGCCTTGTAAGAGCAAACCATGTCCGTCGACCGCACACGAGTTCTCTTGGACACTACAAAAAAACTCCTCAGACGAAGAGCCACTGCACATCTCCAGAAGATTGTCAACAAAACCCACGCGGCAGACCTTGCCGACGTGTACCGATTTCTCACACTGAACGAACAG is a window of Deltaproteobacteria bacterium DNA encoding:
- a CDS encoding ATPase, with protein sequence MNFFLKQFRKAHPATLLLLSYLVAIGLGTCLLLMPQATVSGSISFIDALFTATSALCVTGLVVADTGTYFSLFGQGIILVLIQLGGLGIMTFSVFFFLSIGKKVAFRQRMVMQETFAHMPREDIYRLVSAIFSFTAVAELVGALLLFIHWTGEYPLSQAAYMAIFHSVSAFCNAGFALFSNSFMDYRGALLLNFTVCGLIILGGIGFPVIYEIFSKTGARLEGHVKFSVQTKTVLLTTCILIIFGMAILGVAEHSVSLRDCSFAESLLAALFQSVTARTAGFNTVHMAALSNATLGLMIFLMFIGASPGSCGGGVKTTTFAVLGALTWSRLRRRIRVNMFKKSIPRETVSRSISLYVLAVGFTGTILALLLLTQQGAATPAASRGQFLEYLFEVVSAFGTVGLSMGATAKINSCGKILIIVMMLIGRVGVLTFSYIIAGAEAKNGIEYAEENIMIG
- a CDS encoding sigma-54-dependent Fis family transcriptional regulator — its product is MKRVLVVDDDKNILTTLQIHLEDMGMEPVTAGAGREAVEVFKQVRPSIVLLDLKLPDMDGLEVLKEIVATQIKTFVVIITAYATIDTAVDAVKMGAFDYLPKPFTPSQITHVLEKIAKVRQLESEVETLKEKLRGVEREGDFITRNRTVRATLKTARQVADSNASVLISGESGTGKGVLARLIHGWSPRKDGPFVTVDCTALQEKLLESDLFGHVKGAFTGAIRDKVGKLKTADGGTVFLDEVADMSPEIQAKLLHFLQYREFEKLGDTKVLQVDTRVIAASNRDLEELVQEKLFRHDLYYRLNVVEIFMPPLRERPEDIRLLAEHYLKKFSKENNRNVNGIDDQAIEILRSYTWPGNIRELINVIERGTILSRQDRLTPEDLPAHLVDFAPGKDSDQKLRPLSEVEKAHIKEVLLHTRSMEEAAQALGIDPATLWRKRKKYHLD
- a CDS encoding HAMP domain-containing protein produces the protein MSIRFSIKTKIFCGIVIPASLLVFVIYLDYVHLGSLGRSAKLILSKNYRSIQAAHQIRQHLEARQGLVLDTLLLDKKTGLRDLALDEKISGLLKICKDNITESGEEHIIDDLLSKYAQYDLLFETLFNAENEKIGRKELYPDLIASNTALYADLNALILINEKAMKDAEAETKKIAKQALHYSMTLLITAIVFTAILSYILSTKISRPLIRLAQGLAGVKEGRGDYPQLSITTQDEIGFLTSEFNRLFQRLKAAEKSKARQAEQAKARFIADLSHQLKTPMTSLSMSVGILSDKAPALFGGKYGQLIETAKEDLARLSALINELVDISRLGRMAKPKTKEVLNIEEVVNGCLKPLLYQAKEKGINLEMEFEPGLPPIAIDSFRFPWVVTNLVGNAIRYTDREGRVALRVEKRGSRCYFQCSDTGVGIEEKYLPKIFDRFTQFSEREEMGTIGLGLAIVKEIIEQHGGDISVTSKVGRGTTFTFWIPTETEDVNEESASR
- a CDS encoding TrkA family potassium uptake protein produces the protein MKRFAVIGLGHFGFHVAKTLFEDGQEVIAIDKDRGRVQEIEPFCSQAIVMDVMDKERLKALGLEDVDAAIISTGEAISASILLTLHLHEFGVKKILAKALNEDHGRILEKVGAAEIIFPEKAMAIKVARSLSTPNIMDFILLSEDYNLMQIAPPQAFVGKSLKDLDLRVKYNVHVIAIKELVPENFVLVPPADFVIKDSDVLIMLGKPQDIRRIKDFK